A stretch of Cicer arietinum cultivar CDC Frontier isolate Library 1 chromosome 5, Cicar.CDCFrontier_v2.0, whole genome shotgun sequence DNA encodes these proteins:
- the LOC101502361 gene encoding GEM-like protein 1 gives MSGDQSQTHHHVQPDEQTVSVSLSDDSHSHTHTPDYAPYPKLDPNDVVPPPPQPLNSESRSTDAATTMPTEPNPYVSPAPVPAPTPAKNTLDSVKDVLGKWGKKAAEATKKAEDLAGNMWQHLKTGPSFADAAVGRIAQGTKVLAEGGYEKIFRQTFQTVPEEQLLKTYACYLSTSAGPVMGVLYLSTAKLAFCSDNPLSYQTGDQTQWSYYKVVIPLHQLRAVNPSTSRTNPSEKFIQIISVDNHEFWFMGFVHYDSAVKYIHEALQSR, from the exons ATGAGTGGTGATCAATCTCAAACCCATCATCATGTTCAACCCGATGAACAAACTGTTTCCGTCTCTCTCTCTGACGACTCTCACTCTCACACTCACACCCCTGATTACGCTCCATATCCTAAACTCGACCCAAACGACGTCGTTCCACCACCACCTCAACCCCTCAACTCTGAATCTCGCTCCACCGATGCTGCCACCACTATGCCCACTGAACCTAATCCCTATGTCTCTCCGGCGCCGGTCCCCGCACCCACACCTGCTAAGA ACACTTTAGATTCGGTGAAAGACGTTCTTGGGAAATGGGGGAAAAAAGCCGCTGAAGCTACCAAGAAAGCTGAGGATCTTGCTGGGAATATGTGGCAGCACT TGAAAACGGGGCCTAGTTTTGCTGATGCTGCTGTGGGGAGGATTGCTCAGGGAACAAAAGTCCTTGCAGAAGGTGGCTATGAAAAGATCTTTAGACAAACATTTCAGACTGTACCTGAGGAACAACTTCTTAAAACATATGCATGTTACCTCTCCACCTCTGCTGGTCCTGTCATGGGAGTTTTGTATTTGTCAACTGCTAAGCTGGCATTTTGTAGTGATAATCCACTTTCTTACCAAACCGGTGACCAGACTCAATGGAGCTATTATAAG GTGGTCATTCCATTGCATCAGCTGAGGGCAGTGAACCCATCCACAAGCAGAACCAACCCATCTGAAAAATTCATACAGATTATCTCCGTCGACAACCATGAATTTTGGTTTATGGGCTTTGTGCACTACGACAGCGCTGTTAAATATATTCATGAAGCATTGCAGTCCCGCTGA
- the LOC101502031 gene encoding pyridoxine/pyridoxamine 5'-phosphate oxidase 1, chloroplastic, translated as MVNGRSMTLTLTLTCLYNNLTHNSTAFSTRPSLHNHKPLYQFFSGILKPTIRSFSTTITASGISKTMGSVDSDSVTYLKQQEAAGIDETLMGPLGFSVDQLMELAGLSVATSIYEVYKPGEYSRVLTVCGPGNNGGDGLVAARHLHHFGYKPLVCYPKRTPKTLYAGLVTQLEALSIPFLSVEDLPSDFSKDFDILVDAMFGFSFHGSPRPPFDDLIQRLVSLSNHNQIGQKRPVIVSVDIPSGWHVEEGDVNGTGIKPDLLVSLTAPKLCAKKFGGPHHFLGGRFVPPAIAEKYKLILPPYPGTSMCVRIGKPPQIDISALRENYISPEFHEDQVEADPNNQFRKWFDDALAAGLKEPNAMGLSTVGKDGKPSSRIVLLKGLEKDGFVWYTNYESQKGHELAENPHASLLFHWDGLNRQVRVQGSVQKVSDEESEQYFHSRPRGSQIGAIVSKQSTVVPGRHVLHQQYKELEQKYADGSLIPKPKNWGGYKLVPHLFEFWQGQKSRLHDRLRYVPQEIDGHKVWKIERLAP; from the exons ATGGTGAATGGAAGAAGCATGACACTGACATTAACATTAACATGCTTATATAATAATCTTACCCATAATTCCACCGCATTTTCTACTCGTCCTTCTCTCCACAACCACAAACCCCTCTATCAATTCTTCTCC GGTATTCTCAAACCTACAATTCGATCATTTTCGACTACAATTACTGCTTCCGGTATAAGCAAAACCATGGGGAGTGTCGATTCTGATTCCGTAACTTACCTCAAACAGCAAGAAGCCGCTGGGATTGATGAAACTCTAATGGGTCCTCTTGGCTTCAGTGTCGACCAGCTCATG GAATTGGCTGGTTTGAGCGTTGCTACCTCCATATATGAG GTTTACAAGCCGGGTGAGTATAGTCGTGTTCTTACTGTATGTGGTCCTGGTAACAATGGTGGCGATGGTCTGGTGGCTGCCCGTCACCTACATCACTTTGGTTATAAGCCCTTGGTCTGCTACCCAAAGCGTACCCCCAAGACTCTTTATGCTGGGTTAGTTACTCAG CTTGAAGCACTGTCAATCCCTTTCTTGTCGGTGGAAGATCTACCGTCAGATTTCTCTAAGGACTTTGACATTTTAGTAGATGCTATGTTTGGATTCTCATTTCATg GTTCTCCAAGGCCTCCCTTTGATGATTTGATCCAAAGACTTGTTTCTTTAagtaatcataatcaaattGGCCAAAAAAGACCCGTCATAGTCTCTGTAGATATTCCCTCTGGGTGGCATGTTGAAGAGGGAGATGTTAATGGTACAGGCATTAAACCTGATTTGTTG GTCTCTTTGACAGCACCAAAATTATGTGCAAAGAAGTTTGGCGGCCCTCACCACTTTTTAGGAGGTAGATTTGTCCCACCTGCTATTGCTGAAAAGTATAAGCTTATACTTCCACCATATCCTGGAACATCCATGTGTGTCCGAATTGGAAAGCCTCCTCAAATTGATATTTCAGCTCTACGAGAAAACTATATCTCTCCAGAATTTCATGAAGACCAGGTGGAGGCAGACCCCAATAATCAG TTTCGTAAATGGTTTGATGATGCATTGGCTGCGGGTTTGAAGGAACCAAATGCTATGGGCTTGTCAACTGTAGGGAAGGATGGAAAACC CTCGTCACGGATTGTATTGCTAAAAGGCTTGGAAAAGGACGGATTTGTGTG GTACACAAACTACGAAAGTCAAAAGGGACATGAGTTAGCTGAAAATCCACATGCATCACTTCTGTTTCATTGGGATGGTTTAAACCGGCAG GTACGTGTGCAAGGGTCTGTTCAAAAAGTTTCTGATGAGGAATCAGAGCAATATTTTCATAGCCGCCCTAGAGGAAGTCAGATTGGAGCCATAGTCAGCAAGCAG AGTACTGTAGTGCCTGGTAGGCATGTTCTTCATCAGCAGTACAAAGAGCTGGAACAAAAATATGCTGATGG AAGTTTGATTCCTAAACCTAAAAACTGGGGAGGATACAAGCTAGTGCCACATCTTTTTGAATTTTGGCAAGGACAAAAATCTCGCTTGCATGACAG GTTGCGATATGTTCCCCAAGAGATCGATGGACATAAGGTGTGGAAGATTGAGCGGTTGGCTCCCTGA